In the Cydia amplana chromosome 14, ilCydAmpl1.1, whole genome shotgun sequence genome, one interval contains:
- the LOC134654008 gene encoding pre-mRNA 3' end processing protein WDR33 — protein MEFGHPPPNMGMPPPGMGGPMGPPMGPPLGPPMGPPMGPPMGPPMGPPGGRNNMRHNFRPFNYQMRFPPQGPLNMTQDDFDGKRLRKSVMRKTVDYNAAIIKALECRVWQRDWRDRHALQPDAMYTPDLLPPPSYPDNPINAVTTRFVKTATNKMRCPIFAVAWTPEGRRLITGASSGEFTLWNGLTFNFETILQAHDSPVRSMVWSHGEGWMVTGDHSGFIKYWQSNMNNVKMYQAHKEAVRGISFSPSDSKIVTCSDDGTLRIFDFYRCQEERILRGHGADVKCVQWHPTKALIVSGSKDNQQPIKLWDPKSGTALSTLHAHKSTVMDLKWNENGNWLITASRDHLLKLFDIRKLGSELQIFRGHKKEASSVAWHPTHEGLFCSGGSDGAILFWNVGTDKEVGCIEGAHESIVWTMAWHPLGHILCSGSNDHTCKFWTRNRPGDLMRDKYNLNTLPPGVQDDHDLEEPAIIPGMGPEDKVEIFSTDKDADKVIPGLDLDTTLIPMDFEKKVKKVPYSKPIPRNFQAQWNHGPTADDATTEALTQALVESVPGAVPLTQITPTAIFIYGKLITVDPGSKLEKAISEGPVALKKYIATGEIEELHDVMPHLEEDVDEDTYNQPFEYPAADRNHDGPDDEEMEDPFAHEHYDDSNMDDMGEQPDQDFNQSNMNNMRPMSNMPPMGNMMGPPMPMGNMGPMGGPPMNNMPPHMAGMPPPMGNMPPMGNMPPMGNMPPMGNMPPMGAMPPMGNMPPMGPPPMGNIPPMNMNMPPRPPFTDNGFNNKGHFEAGFDNQYQQDNEEYNIDKDQSYQDQNNYEDESYNDDGDDYSRNQRWGSGGYRGRNQDRGRGQDRGRGRGMNGHGGRGNRRGQRGSPWRGRGGGSNRAFRRGGKSVPN, from the coding sequence ATGGAATTCGGACACCCGCCACCGAATATGGGGATGCCACCACCCGGCATGGGTGGTCCAATGGGTCCTCCGATGGGTCCGCCACTGGGTCCGCCAATGGGTCCGCCAATGGGTCCGCCAATGGGTCCGCCAATGGGTCCACCTGGTGGGCGCAACAACATGCGCCATAACTTTAGACCTTTCAACTACCAGATGCGCTTCCCGCCTCAAGGTCCCCTGAACATGACTCAAGATGATTTCGATGGTAAACGTTTGCGTAAATCTGTTATGCGGAAAACCGTAGACTATAACGCTGCCATTATTAAAGCTTTAGAGTGTCGCGTTTGGCAGAGGGATTGGCGGGACAGGCACGCTTTGCAGCCCGACGCTATGTACACTCCCGATCTGTTGCCGCCTCCCTCATACCCTGATAACCCTATTAACGCGGTCACCACACGTTTCGTCAAAACTGCTACTAATAAAATGAGATGTCCTATTTTCGCCGTCGCTTGGACACCGGAAGGTCGAAGGTTAATAACAGGGGCGTCATCTGGAGAATTTACGCTGTGGAATGGTTTAACATTTAACTTTGAAACCATTCTACAGGCACATGATTCACCAGTCCGGTCAATGGTGTGGTCACACGGGGAAGGCTGGATGGTGACTGGTGATCATTCTGGGTTTATAAAATACTGGCAGAGTAACATGAACAACGTAAAAATGTACCAAGCCCATAAAGAAGCTGTTAGGGGTATTAGCTTTAGTCCCAGTGACTCTAAAATTGTTACATGTTCTGATGATGGAACTTTGCGTATATTTGACTTCTATAGATGTCAAGAAGAAAGAATATTGAGAGGACATGGTGCAGATGTTAAGTGTGTACAATGGCATCCCACTAAGGCACTTATTGTGTCAGGCAGCAAAGATAACCAGCAACCAATAAAGTTATGGGATCCTAAATCGGGAACTGCTCTCTCAACACTGCATGCCCATAAGTCAACCGTCATGGATCTGAAATGGAATGAAAATGGAAATTGGTTAATAACAGCATCTAGAGACCATTTGCTCAAATTATTTGACATTCGTAAACTAGGATCTGAACTACAAATATTTAGGGGCCACAAGAAAGAAGCCTCAAGTGTAGCGTGGCACCCAACTCATGAGGGCTTATTTTGCTCTGGTGGCTCTGATGGTGCTATTCTGTTCTGGAATGTTGGAACTGATAAGGAAGTTGGATGCATTGAAGGTGCTCATGAATCCATAGTATGGACAATGGCATGGCATCCATTAGGCCATATTCTGTGTTCAGGGTCTAATGATCACACATGTAAATTTTGGACAAGAAACCGGCCAGGAGATCTAATGAGAGACAAGTACAACCTCAACACTTTGCCGCCTGGTGTCCAGGATGACCATGACTTAGAGGAACCAGCAATCATCCCAGGGATGGGTCCAGAAGATAAAGTAGAAATATTTTCTACTGATAAAGATGCAGACAAAGTTATACCTGGTCTTGATTTAGATACAACATTGATACCAATGGACTTTGAGAAGAAAGTAAAGAAAGTTCCTTACAGTAAACCCATTCCCAGAAACTTCCAAGCCCAGTGGAATCATGGTCCCACTGCTGATGATGCAACAACAGAAGCCTTGACACAAGCATTAGTGGAATCTGTTCCTGGGGCAGTGCCACTGACACAAATTACTCCAACAGCAATATTCATTTATGGAAAACTTATTACTGTAGATCCTGGCTCAAAACTAGAAAAAGCTATTTCAGAAGGCCCTGTAGCTCTTAAAAAGTATATAGCCACAGGAGAAATAGAGGAACTGCATGATGTCATGCCACATCTAGAAGAAGATGTAGATGAAGATACCTATAATCAACCCTTTGAATATCCTGCTGCTGATCGCAACCATGACGGACCTGATGATGAGGAAATGGAAGATCCATTTGCACATGAGCATTATGATGATAGCAACATGGATGACATGGGGGAGCAACCAGATCAAGACTTCAACCAGTCTAATATGAATAATATGAGACCAATGAGTAACATGCCTCCGATGGGTAATATGATGGGACCACCAATGCCAATGGGTAATATGGGTCCAATGGGTGGTCCACCTATGAATAATATGCCACCTCACATGGCAGGAATGCCACCACCCATGGGCAATATGCCACCTATGGGTAACATGCCACCAATGGGTAACATGCCACCAATGGGTAACATGCCTCCCATGGGCGCCATGCCGCCTATGGGCAACATGCCACCGATGGGGCCACCGCCTATGGGCAACATACCCcctatgaatatgaatatgccTCCCAGACCACCTTTCACCGACAACGGATTTAACAATAAAGGACATTTTGAGGCCGGTTTCGACAACCAGTACCAACAAGACAATGAAGAGTATAATATCGACAAAGATCAGTCGTACCAAGATCAAAATAATTATGAGGACGAATCGTATAATGATGACGGCGACGACTATTCGCGCAATCAGAGATGGGGCAGCGGAGGGTATAGAGGTAGGAACCAGGATCGAGGGAGAGGGCAGGACAGAGGCAGAGGTCGCGGCATGAACGGGCACGGCGGGCGCGGCAACAGGCGCGGCCAGCGCGGCTCACCGTGGCGCGGCCGCGGCGGTGGCTCAAACCGCGCTTTCCGGCGTGGCGGCAAGTCTGTGCCCAACTAG
- the LOC134654336 gene encoding uncharacterized protein K02A2.6-like: protein MRGHKVVIPERLRGKVLSELHTSHLGIVKTKAEARSRLWFPGIDEAIEKMIGSCDVCIQLRPSPARVPLAHWDLPPTVFFRLHIDFLGPINNHTYLIVVDAYSKWVEVYDMGSSTSSISVIDKLCDFFSRFGLPAVIVSDNGASFCSHEFTAFCNLNGIQHMTSPAYHPASNGQAESMVKVIKKGIKSSLLTGRNVRDSKVKLLQYLFNYRNSVHSTTGSSPTELVYGRKLKTRLDLLHPVTPTPSSLSVTLANVVKNKQCSQNNKLNRKNNETFTTGERVLYKKFTNKNKFTWSKGVVERRLGKVLYLIKDITSSVFIKKHKNHILKYKGTESNWDYCDALDCDLPETSLPSALQTPPPPPPPPQTLPPPPPLTFLRYFVVLEKLMCFTLH from the exons ATGAGGGGCCATAAAGTAGTTATACCGGAAAGGTTGCGGGGGAAAGTGTTGTCTGAATTACATACCTCTCACTTAGGTATCGTTAAAACTAAAGCGGAGGCACGTTCAAGGTTATGGTTTCCCGGTATAGATGAGGCGATAGAAAAAATGATAGGTTCGTGCGACGTTTGCATTCAATTACGCCCATCTCCGGCGCGGGTGCCATTAGCACATTGGGACCTACCCCCCACGGTATTTTTTAGGCTCCACATTGATTTTCTGGGTCCCATAAATAACCACACATATTTAATCGTTGTGGATGCATATTCCAAATGGGTGGAGGTCTATGATATGGGAAGCTCGACATCATCAATTTCGGTCATAGATAaattatgtgattttttttcaagGTTCGGATTACCTGCGGTAATCGTAAGTGATAACGGTGCATCTTTTTGTTCGCACGAATTTACCGCCTTTTGTAACTTAAACGGTATACAACACATGACGTCACCGGCATACCACCCGGCCAGTAATGGCCAGGCGGAAAGTATGGtcaaagttattaaaaaagGAATCAAATCGAGTTTACTAACAGGTCGTAATGTACGGGATAGTAAGGTTAAACTATTACAGTACTTGTTCAATTACAGGAACTCCGTTCATTCTACCACCGGCTCTTCACCAACTGAACTAGTGTATGGTCGCAAACTAAAAACGCGTTTAGATTTACTGCACCCGGTTACGCCAACGCCCTCATCCTTATCGGTCACCCTTGCTAATGTTGTCAAAAATAAACAGTGTTCGCAGAATAACAAGTTGAATAGGAAGAACAATGAAACCTTTACAACCGGTGAACGCGTTCTATAcaaaaaattcactaataaaaacAAGTTCACTTGGTCGAAAGGTGTAGTTGAAAGAAGACTAGGTaaagttttatacttaataaaagACATTACTTCTTCagtgtttattaaaaaacataaaaatcataTACTTAAGTACAAAGGTACAGAAAGTAACTGGGACTATTGTGACGCACTGGATTGTGACTTACCTGAGACATCCTTACCCTCTGCACTtcaaacgccgccgccgccaccgccgccgccgcaaacgctgccgccgccgccgc CACTCACGTTTTTGAGATACTTCGTCGTGCTCGAAAAACTCATGTGCTTCACTCTTCActaa
- the LOC134654048 gene encoding cytochrome P450 4g15-like, translated as MLILLIVFVLSVSYYAYFRRTRGHLYELSRRLPSVGQLPVLGHTHWFIGGPERILKNIETLANKMEASGGLGHVWIGPTIYAVIMNPEDIQTVLEKCLQKDASYKFLRTWLGNGLFVAPVDLWKVHRRLLLPMFHNRVVESYTDVFGKHSEVLVQRLQETVGGPEFDVFKYVTRCSLDIVFETAMGERMDLQRKPENGYVSARNAVMSVINMRLFKAWLQLDAVFNLTPYASVQKANIQLTHQFTDEVIRKKKLLKEKNCESPTEYEDGRRDTLDMLLSRDFPFSDEQLREHIDSITIAGNDTTSLVVAYALVLLGSHMGEQDKVYKELKQIFGESTRIPTKEDLNKMQYLERVIKETMRLYTVVPVIARETQTELKLSTCTLPAGVGCAIVPFVLHRSKRLWGPDAEDFRPDRFLPENSVDRHPCAFIPFSFGGRNCIGRYFGMLAMKTLLASILRTYEVSAKPCGALKIEILLIPVSGHMITLNKR; from the exons ATGTTGATATTGCTAATAGTGTTTGTGTTAAGTGTCAGTTATTATGCGTATTTCAGACGCACCCGGGGGCATTTGTACGAGTTGTCTCGGAGACTGCCTTCGGTGGGTCAGCTCCCGGTGCTGGGGCACACGCACTGGTTTATCGGCGGGCCGGAAA gAATATTAAAGAATATAGAAACACTCGCTAATAAAATGGAAGCATCCGGAGGATTAGGTCATGTATGGATTGGGCCTACTATCTACGCCG TTATCATGAATCCGGAGGATATACAAACAGTGTTAGAGAAGTGTTTACAAAAGGATGCATCATACAAGTTCCTTCGAACTTGGTTAGGAAACGGACTTTTCGTGGCTCCGG tggaCCTCTGGAAAGTTCACAGACGTCTCCTTCTGCCCATGTTCCACAACCGAGTGGTGGAGAGCTATACAGACGTGTTCGGGAAACACAGCGAGGTGCTGGTCCAGAGGTTACAGGAGACCGTGGGCGGGCCCGAGTTCGACGTGTTCAAGTACGTCACTCGCTGCTCATTGGACATTGTCTTCG AGACCGCAATGGGGGAGCGAATGGATCTCCAACGTAAACCAGAGAACGGGTACGTGAGTGCGCGCAACGCGGTTATGTCCGTCATCAACATGCGCCTGTTCAAGGCGTGGCTGCAACTTGACGCCGTCTTCAATCTGACGCCGTACGCCAGCGTACAGAAGGCGAATATCCAGCTGACTCACCAGTTTACTGAtgaa GTAATTAGAAAGAAAAAGCTTTTGAAGGAAAAAAATTGTGAGAGTCCCACAGAATATGAAG ACGGCAGACGCGACACATTGGACATGCTGCTGAGCCGAGATTTTCCATTCAGCGACGAACAGCTACGTGAGCACATCGACTCCATAACTATAGCTGGAAATGACACTACTTCGCTGGTAGTGGCCTACGCGCTCGTCCTGCTCGGCAGCCATATGGGAGAGCAGGATAAAGTATATAAAGA gttAAAACAAATATTCGGCGAATCTACAAGGATCCCTACTAAGGAGGATTTAAACAAAATGCAATACTTGGAACGGGTCATAAAAGAGACAATGCGGCTGTATACAGTGGTTCCGGTAATCGCGAGAGAAACACAGACTGAGTTAAAATTGT CGACCTGCACACTGCCCGCTGGCGTGGGCTGCGCCATAGTGCCGTTCGTGCTGCACCGCTCCAAGAGGCTCTGGGGCCCCGACGCCGAAGACTTTCGCCCGGACCGGTTCTTGCCGGAAAACTCCGTCGACCGCCATCCCTGCGCCTTCATTCCTTTCAGCTTTGGAGGCAGAAATTGCATTG GCCGCTATTTCGGAATGCTTGCCATGAAGACTCTGCTTGCAAGTATCCTTCGAACGTATGAAGTTTCAGCTAAACCATGTGGTGCTTTGAAAATAGAGATCTTGCTCATTCCCGTATCGGGGCACATGATAACTTTAAACAAGCGgtga